The Christensenella timonensis DNA segment CGTTCGGCAGACAGCGATTCAACTGCCGCCTGCATCCCACCTTTCAATGTCATAGTATCAGTATACTCTGCGTCATGTCCAATTTTGAGCATATCGAAAATTTTTTTTTCGTTTTCTTCGGAAATATTCCAATCGGATGGAATCCGCTTGCCGTTGTCCTCCGTGTCGACAACATCATAAACGTAATCAATATTAAATTCTTTACCGTCTGCCCGCAGGGTTCCGATTTGCTTTGCGCCTTTTTTCAGGATACGCCCAAACCGTTCCCACTGTTCTTTCGTACCGCAGGCAGTCACATCCGGGTTTTGCTCGTAAATGATTATCTGATTGAGAAAATTATGTTTGTATATCCGCGCTGCCGTGTCGAGAAAATGCGCCCAGCGCGCACCGTCTTTTGTGATCGTGTCTATCGCTTCTCCGTACAATGCCATGATGTTCGTTGTTTCCATCACTTACCTCCGTCCATATGAAATTTTCGATATATAAAAAAACAGGCAACTTCCGTTTGCCTGCTTTCGCTTATATATTTTATTTACTTTAAGCGTTTTATTAAAACCGCTTTTGCATCCACCCGCATATGTAAAATGGCAAAAATCTGTACTTCCAGTGCCGTCTCCATAATTCGATAGAAAACAACATAATTCTTATAGTATTGCTTTCTTACACCCAGCTTTGCCAAAACCTTATTGTCAATAAATTCATGCCGCGCGGGTGTTTCTCGTAAAGCCTCTGCACTATCAAGGATTCCTTGGACAATTTCCCTTGAGGTTTCCGGTTCCTTTAAATCAAAATAAATATAATCGCCAATGCCACGAAGGTCTTTTCTTGCTGATTCAGTCAAACGAACCTTATAACCCATAGCGTTCTTTCATTTCTTCCGACACTTTATCCAAGCTGACCAGTTCGCCACGATCCGCTTCGGCAATACGGGCAAGCAGTAATTTTTCTAAATCTTTCTCGTTCTTTTCCCGTTCTTTCTTGTATTCCAATTCTTCTTTGCTCATTGCCATAACGTTCACCTCCCGTAAACATGAGAGTTCATACATTTCTTCTTACCCATATTATACCAAAACCCATAAAAAGTAAACTTAACTTTTTCTGTCATATTGCTCAAACTATGTAAGGGCGGTAATCCGCCCTTACACCTTTCAAATCTTAGCTTTCGCAAAGCACAATCCCTTGCATCACATTAACCGCGCAGGGAAGGGCGATCCCGTTTCCCCACATCTTATACTGTGCGCTGTCGCTCCCCTCTACTCCATCGCACCACCAATCGGGGAATCCCTGCAACCGGCAGCATTCGAACGGCGTCAGGCGGCGGACAGAATATTTATTGGTAATAAAATAATCTCCGCTGAAAGCCTCCTGATTTCCGAGCCACTGTTTTGTTGCGCAATTCGCCATCAACGTTCCCACAGCCTTTTTTCCGCTTGTCAATGAGCAAACAGCATGGCGGTCAACCGTATTGAGCGTATATCCTACATTCTCACTGTAGCCCGTACCATTGCCGCCGTTTTGGATTTGACGTTCAATGGTATTGCCGGAAATACAGATACACATATCCGTTTCATTCGCTTGTCCTGCAACCCTGTTTATCCCCGCTCCGCTTGCGTAGAGCGTCCCGGTCACTTCCGGATGCAGCAATACAGGCTTGTTCTTCCGGCACTCCATATATCCGGTACATCCACGATCCCTACAGTTATGGATATTGAGCATCACAATAAGATTTCTGCTTCTCTCTCCATTGCTGCCGCCGCGCGCCATGAGCGTAGCGCCCATATCTGCTTCAACGAACCTCGCAAAACCCATCTGCATAAAACATACAGCCGGAATCTGATTCGTTCCACTCGATGCTCCCCGCAGCGTTGGAGATTGTTCTGAATGCAATCCAAGACTTCCGGCCCTTGCGCTTTGTCCTGCTGAAAATCCTGCGCAAAGGATAGAATTTGGCATTGTTGCTTCCAATGACGGGGACAATTCCTCATTGTATGATATGCCTGCACGAGCACTTTTGTACCAGTGAAACCCCGCTACATATTCGGATTGCCTGTTGACTCCTTTTCCAGACATTCCCGTTTGGCCTGAGAGTTCAACGCTGCGATCAATATATCCGGTAACTTTTTTCCACGCCCCTCTGCCCGGCGCAGGATCCCACGACAAGCCTTCTCGCTCAAAAAGTATTTTTCCGGCACGCTGTCCTCCAAAATCTCCGACAAGGTAGATTCTTCTGCGACGCTGGGGTACTCCCCAAAATTGGGCGTCAAGGGTACGGTAGGCGATACTATAAGTTTCTGCCACAATCTCTCCCGCTCCATTCCACTTCGCCGCAGATCGAGGAATTGATACTTTGGGATCGGCAATTTGGGCGATTTCCTGCAAGACAATTCGGAAATCTTCTCCTTTGTTGCTGCTGAATGCTCCCGGCACGTTTTCCCATACGATGTATCTTGGATATTTCCCATGTGTTGCATACCTCATTTCTTTTATGATCCTGATCGCCTCCGCAAATAGGCCGGACCGCTCCCCTCTAAGTCCCGCTCGTTTCCCTGCAATACTGAGATCCTGACACGGGCTGCCAAACGTAATAATATCCACGGGCTTAATAGCGGCGCCGTCGATTTCGCGAATATCTCCTAAGTGTTCCATGTTCGGTAAACGTTTTGATGTGACAGCAATGGGGAACTTCTCAACCTCGCTCGCCCATACGGGCGTAATCCCGCAAATAGCTCCTGCAAGGGGAAATCCCCCCGAACCGTCAAACAAGCTGCCTAATTTCATGTGTTACCTCCTTTTGGGAGGCGGGAACCCTTTAAAACGTTACCTCACATGATTTTTAGTTATATATCATCGGCAATGATTGGATTTTGCCGGATATACCTTA contains these protein-coding regions:
- a CDS encoding type II toxin-antitoxin system RelE/ParE family toxin codes for the protein MGYKVRLTESARKDLRGIGDYIYFDLKEPETSREIVQGILDSAEALRETPARHEFIDNKVLAKLGVRKQYYKNYVVFYRIMETALEVQIFAILHMRVDAKAVLIKRLK
- a CDS encoding DNA cytosine methyltransferase, whose product is MKLGSLFDGSGGFPLAGAICGITPVWASEVEKFPIAVTSKRLPNMEHLGDIREIDGAAIKPVDIITFGSPCQDLSIAGKRAGLRGERSGLFAEAIRIIKEMRYATHGKYPRYIVWENVPGAFSSNKGEDFRIVLQEIAQIADPKVSIPRSAAKWNGAGEIVAETYSIAYRTLDAQFWGVPQRRRRIYLVGDFGGQRAGKILFEREGLSWDPAPGRGAWKKVTGYIDRSVELSGQTGMSGKGVNRQSEYVAGFHWYKSARAGISYNEELSPSLEATMPNSILCAGFSAGQSARAGSLGLHSEQSPTLRGASSGTNQIPAVCFMQMGFARFVEADMGATLMARGGSNGERSRNLIVMLNIHNCRDRGCTGYMECRKNKPVLLHPEVTGTLYASGAGINRVAGQANETDMCICISGNTIERQIQNGGNGTGYSENVGYTLNTVDRHAVCSLTSGKKAVGTLMANCATKQWLGNQEAFSGDYFITNKYSVRRLTPFECCRLQGFPDWWCDGVEGSDSAQYKMWGNGIALPCAVNVMQGIVLCES